The following coding sequences are from one Bifidobacterium sp. window:
- a CDS encoding SPFH domain-containing protein, whose amino-acid sequence MTGGVISLLIVVVLILWLLFSALYIVPQQQAYIVERFGKFKVVTFAGLHAKIPVIDRIAMKTNMRVNQLNVQLETKTLDNVFVTVVASTQFRVNPKDVATAYYELRDPAGQLRSYMEDALRSAIPALKLDDAFARKDDVASDVQTTVGTEMARFGFSVIKTLITAIDPSPQVKNAMDSINAAQREKEATRERALAKQIEIETQAHADAEKTRLQGEGQANYRREIANGIVDQIKSLQAVGMDIADVNNVVLFNQYLDVMRALSDSPNAKTVVLPASTPGGYSDLFNQVSSALLATQEGDTPKPPVINR is encoded by the coding sequence ATGACCGGCGGAGTAATTTCTTTATTAATAGTTGTAGTTCTAATCTTGTGGTTATTGTTCTCAGCGTTGTATATCGTGCCTCAGCAACAGGCATACATTGTTGAGCGTTTTGGCAAGTTCAAAGTGGTGACTTTTGCAGGTTTGCATGCCAAGATTCCTGTAATTGATCGAATTGCTATGAAAACGAATATGCGTGTGAACCAGCTCAACGTGCAGCTGGAAACGAAGACACTAGACAATGTATTTGTCACTGTGGTGGCTTCAACGCAGTTCCGAGTGAATCCGAAAGATGTTGCAACCGCTTACTATGAGCTGCGGGATCCTGCAGGGCAGCTGCGTTCGTACATGGAGGACGCTTTGCGAAGCGCTATTCCGGCGTTGAAGTTGGACGATGCATTCGCACGTAAAGATGATGTTGCTTCTGATGTGCAAACCACCGTTGGCACGGAAATGGCTCGTTTTGGTTTCTCAGTGATCAAGACCCTGATTACTGCAATTGATCCGTCTCCACAGGTTAAGAATGCCATGGATTCCATCAATGCTGCTCAGCGTGAGAAGGAAGCCACTAGAGAACGAGCATTAGCTAAGCAGATTGAAATTGAGACCCAAGCTCATGCGGATGCCGAGAAAACTAGGCTTCAAGGTGAGGGTCAAGCTAATTATCGCCGCGAAATTGCGAACGGTATAGTAGATCAGATTAAGAGTTTGCAGGCTGTTGGTATGGACATCGCGGACGTTAACAATGTGGTGTTATTCAATCAATATCTCGATGTAATGCGTGCACTTTCTGACTCGCCGAATGCGAAGACGGTTGTGCTCCCAGCTTCAACACCTGGCGGGTACAGTGATCTCTTCAATCAGGTCAGTAGCGCTCTACTCGCTACACAAGAGGGAGATACCCCTAAGCCGCCTGTTATCAATCGCTAG
- a CDS encoding GNAT family N-acetyltransferase: MGLQGSNKTGDEVASKSVAQEKDKPQTVNIRRMVPEDYDASYALWSRTPGMHLHSLNNTYGGISEVILHNPDSSFVAFDESGGIVGTAIGATDGRKGYIYHLAVDEHFRGHGIGTRLVARIRDVLQAKGIEKIGVFIVNDNIQGQQFWGAQGWNPRSDVTYWDIDL; this comes from the coding sequence ATGGGATTGCAGGGCAGTAACAAGACTGGTGATGAAGTAGCTTCCAAAAGCGTCGCTCAGGAGAAAGACAAACCTCAAACGGTCAACATCCGTAGGATGGTTCCTGAGGATTATGACGCTTCGTATGCATTGTGGAGCAGAACCCCCGGTATGCATCTACATTCTCTGAATAATACCTATGGAGGTATCAGCGAAGTAATATTGCACAATCCAGATTCGAGTTTTGTAGCCTTCGATGAAAGTGGTGGCATTGTCGGTACTGCTATTGGCGCTACAGATGGCCGCAAAGGATATATTTATCATCTCGCCGTGGATGAGCATTTTCGAGGTCACGGCATAGGGACTCGTCTAGTTGCTCGCATTCGTGATGTGTTGCAGGCAAAAGGTATTGAGAAAATTGGAGTGTTTATAGTCAACGACAATATTCAAGGTCAACAGTTTTGGGGCGCACAGGGCTGGAACCCTCGATCTGACGTGACATATTGGGATATCGATTTATAG
- a CDS encoding NAD(P)-dependent oxidoreductase — MIRIAHFHTLAEEEPFAQAWAETHHVQVDCLPVELHEDTVALAEDYTGISFKQRSPIGASEVTYPLLRSFGIRQIAVRSAGIDSIDLQAAKDNDITITNVPSYSPSAVAQLVLTQVMTLIRQIPQFEHRTAQGDLVVSGLMSRELSELTIGIIGVGRIGSTVARIFHALGAQVLGNDIVEHDELSGILTYVDKSELLANSDVVTLHTYLDDSTYHLINEHNLKLLKPTAYLVNASRGPVVDTDALIRTLREGSIAGAALDVVEGEQPLFNNRFPGGAIPDERYRILQGLENVLLTPHIGFFTDIAVKNMVQQSLDDALAIIQGGTSKHEIHLH, encoded by the coding sequence ATGATACGTATAGCCCACTTCCACACGCTCGCCGAGGAAGAACCCTTTGCACAAGCATGGGCTGAGACTCACCATGTGCAAGTTGATTGCCTACCTGTGGAGCTTCATGAAGATACTGTTGCGCTCGCAGAAGACTATACAGGAATCTCTTTCAAACAGCGCAGTCCGATTGGGGCATCCGAGGTCACATATCCGTTACTCAGGAGTTTTGGTATTCGCCAGATTGCGGTACGTTCGGCAGGTATCGATTCCATCGACCTGCAGGCAGCGAAAGATAATGACATCACCATTACCAATGTGCCCTCGTATTCGCCTTCAGCCGTGGCACAATTGGTGCTCACGCAAGTGATGACACTGATTCGACAGATTCCTCAGTTTGAACACCGCACAGCGCAGGGGGATCTCGTAGTCTCTGGGCTGATGTCGAGAGAACTATCTGAGCTAACCATTGGAATTATCGGTGTGGGAAGAATTGGCTCCACCGTGGCTCGAATCTTCCATGCTTTGGGGGCACAAGTTCTTGGCAACGACATCGTTGAGCATGACGAGTTATCGGGGATATTGACATATGTAGATAAGAGTGAGTTGTTGGCAAACAGCGATGTGGTGACTCTGCATACTTATTTGGATGACAGCACATACCATCTGATTAATGAGCATAACTTGAAGCTGCTCAAACCTACTGCATATCTGGTGAACGCTTCCAGAGGACCTGTGGTCGATACAGATGCACTTATTCGTACTCTGCGCGAAGGATCGATTGCTGGTGCTGCTCTCGATGTTGTCGAAGGCGAACAGCCCCTATTTAATAACAGATTCCCCGGAGGTGCTATCCCAGATGAGCGATACAGGATTCTTCAGGGCTTAGAGAATGTGCTACTGACTCCGCATATCGGATTTTTTACCGATATTGCGGTAAAAAATATGGTGCAGCAATCGTTGGATGACGCTTTGGCGATTATTCAAGGTGGTACCAGCAAACATGAGATACATCTTCACTAA
- a CDS encoding pyridoxal phosphate-dependent aminotransferase, with protein sequence MAVDHYQRHTINAQALRGEDSEVKDYMYSHISPVITSMTTSLIRRFDNEVSQIGDVIKLTLGEPDMATPRRITEAGIRSLHAGRTHYAPNAGTPELRRAISDYLSRRRSLQYLPEQIIVTQGATEAISSVLTALLNPGDVLVWATPGFNQYRTMAILNGAQAIAIDTSEDDYRLTPQALESVLSTVQGRNIVVVLNYPANPTGIDLTAQELADLAAVIERYDATVVSDEVYAEIVYGQAHSSIAQLIPERTVLIDSASKTFAMTGWRLGFFAAPKHSVNALAKVHQAHVSTAATFVMDAAQEAYESGDSDIAVMVDEYRRRRDYLYQSVTALGYRVAHPQGAFYLYLSVPEDYEGSGGDYARAMAQEAHVAGIPGEAFQEGDSRQIRLSYAASMQQLHAAVERLEQWRHITPTSVNSLCPEQYDLTAVKEDSK encoded by the coding sequence ATGGCTGTAGACCATTACCAACGTCACACGATCAATGCGCAAGCGCTCAGAGGAGAAGACTCGGAAGTTAAGGATTATATGTATTCACATATTTCACCTGTGATTACATCTATGACAACCTCTCTGATTCGACGATTCGACAATGAGGTTTCTCAGATTGGTGATGTCATTAAGTTGACCTTGGGGGAACCAGACATGGCAACCCCGCGACGCATCACCGAAGCGGGGATTCGTAGTCTGCATGCAGGAAGAACTCACTATGCACCCAATGCAGGGACTCCTGAGCTGAGAAGAGCAATCAGTGATTATCTGAGCCGTAGACGCAGCCTGCAATATCTTCCCGAACAGATTATCGTCACACAGGGAGCCACCGAAGCAATTAGCAGTGTGCTGACAGCTTTACTGAATCCTGGGGATGTTCTTGTGTGGGCAACTCCTGGATTCAATCAATACCGAACGATGGCCATACTTAACGGCGCACAAGCGATAGCGATAGATACCAGTGAAGACGATTATCGCTTAACTCCACAAGCTTTGGAGTCGGTATTGTCTACAGTTCAGGGACGCAACATCGTCGTGGTGCTTAACTATCCGGCGAATCCTACGGGCATCGATCTCACTGCGCAAGAATTAGCGGATTTGGCTGCTGTTATAGAACGCTATGACGCAACAGTGGTCAGTGATGAGGTATATGCCGAGATTGTATATGGTCAGGCGCATTCCTCAATCGCACAATTGATACCAGAGCGAACAGTACTGATAGACAGTGCTTCAAAAACATTTGCAATGACTGGTTGGAGACTTGGCTTCTTCGCAGCTCCCAAACACAGTGTCAATGCTTTGGCGAAGGTGCATCAGGCTCATGTGTCAACTGCTGCAACCTTTGTGATGGACGCAGCTCAAGAAGCTTACGAATCTGGTGACTCAGATATTGCCGTGATGGTTGATGAATATCGACGACGCAGGGATTACTTATACCAGTCTGTTACGGCATTGGGATATCGAGTTGCTCATCCTCAGGGTGCGTTCTACCTGTATCTGAGTGTGCCTGAAGATTACGAGGGGAGTGGAGGGGATTATGCCAGAGCAATGGCGCAAGAAGCACATGTCGCAGGAATTCCTGGCGAAGCATTCCAAGAAGGTGATTCGCGTCAAATCCGCTTGAGTTACGCCGCGAGTATGCAACAACTGCATGCAGCTGTGGAACGACTCGAACAATGGAGACATATCACGCCCACCTCGGTGAACAGCTTGTGCCCTGAACAGTATGACCTAACAGCAGTGAAAGAAGATAGTAAATGA
- a CDS encoding Ldh family oxidoreductase: protein MRIHIEALKFLVQELYCHYGFEDSQAEIVADSLVDADARGIHSHGVQRLAMYEGKIRAGTIIVDRHPELVHETSVSAVIDGHEAMGQLVAHQSMSVAIHKAQQSGIGLVTVRNSNHFGTAGYFARMASQHHLLGFAATNSNPLMVPTHAAQPFLGSNPMAIAVPCQPHDIVFDAATTTVSLGKIEMLSNTAQPIPEQWALSESGGIEHSPDALLSHLHNPEHHSGLTPLGGAGEQGGGYKGFGLALVVEILTSVLSGGLPSVDVRGRDISHCFAAVDIDVFGDAQAFQTRLMDMTERLLALPSSDHQNVQLPGDKEEQELRRSQCNGIDIDELTTRVLNNLAAREGLEIPWL, encoded by the coding sequence GTGAGAATTCACATTGAGGCTCTTAAATTCTTGGTACAAGAACTCTACTGTCATTATGGATTTGAAGATTCTCAAGCCGAGATAGTCGCTGATAGTCTGGTGGACGCTGATGCGCGGGGTATCCACTCTCATGGTGTGCAACGTCTTGCCATGTATGAAGGCAAGATACGAGCAGGAACCATTATTGTTGATAGACATCCAGAACTGGTGCATGAAACGTCTGTTTCCGCAGTGATTGACGGACATGAAGCTATGGGCCAGTTAGTCGCTCATCAATCTATGTCCGTGGCTATTCACAAAGCACAACAGAGTGGTATTGGACTGGTGACTGTGAGAAATTCCAATCATTTTGGCACAGCAGGATACTTTGCTCGGATGGCATCTCAACACCATCTTCTTGGTTTTGCTGCTACGAATAGTAACCCTTTGATGGTGCCAACCCACGCCGCTCAACCCTTTCTTGGCAGCAATCCGATGGCGATAGCTGTTCCTTGCCAACCGCACGACATAGTCTTTGATGCTGCCACTACTACGGTTTCTCTAGGGAAAATCGAGATGTTATCGAATACTGCACAGCCTATCCCCGAGCAGTGGGCTCTCAGCGAGTCTGGTGGCATTGAGCACTCACCAGATGCGCTGTTGTCTCATCTGCACAATCCAGAACATCACAGTGGTCTTACACCCCTTGGTGGAGCAGGTGAGCAGGGAGGAGGATACAAAGGTTTCGGTCTTGCTCTTGTCGTGGAAATACTCACTTCAGTGCTCTCTGGTGGTTTGCCCTCCGTTGATGTACGAGGCCGAGATATCAGCCATTGTTTCGCTGCTGTGGATATTGATGTATTTGGCGATGCACAAGCTTTCCAAACACGCTTAATGGACATGACCGAGCGTCTGTTGGCGCTTCCATCCTCAGATCACCAGAATGTTCAGCTGCCGGGAGATAAGGAAGAGCAGGAGCTGCGACGTAGTCAGTGCAACGGCATCGATATTGACGAGTTGACAACACGTGTATTGAACAACTTGGCAGCGCGGGAAGGATTGGAGATTCCATGGCTGTAG
- the metK gene encoding methionine adenosyltransferase, with translation MEQQRAEEHRFLTSEAVTEGHPDKVCDIISDAVLDAYLALDPDSRVAVETSAKDGLVVVEGEVSAPRFLDHIKIVRDAIASIGFTDAYSGLDPQGCGIINNIRPREFDSNSGVFGDINDVSALSKEQQYEAFGGDQGLMVGYACDDTPQLMPLPIYAANRLAESLAEARKSGRLPFLRPDGKTLVSVEYQSDLLDPVRITHVLISTQHDADITLDEVRNAVREQVLLPTIDALGYSLEDAQVVINRSRFVNGGPRADAGLTGRKIIVDTYGGIAAHGGGAFSGKDPHKPDRSAAYAARWVAKNIVAAGLARRAQVQIGYFHRTARPISIDIETFGTQQVERAAIQHAVEQSFDLRQLAIMDRLNLFRPIYQKTAAYGHFGRNDPDFTWEQTDVIDELLAKV, from the coding sequence ATGGAACAACAACGCGCGGAAGAGCATAGATTCCTGACTTCTGAAGCTGTTACCGAAGGTCACCCAGATAAAGTGTGCGACATTATTTCGGATGCGGTGCTTGATGCTTATCTCGCACTAGATCCGGACTCTAGGGTTGCAGTAGAAACTTCGGCGAAAGATGGTCTGGTAGTTGTGGAAGGTGAGGTGTCTGCTCCACGCTTTCTCGACCACATCAAGATTGTGAGAGATGCAATAGCTTCGATTGGGTTTACAGATGCTTATAGCGGTTTGGACCCACAAGGCTGTGGCATCATCAACAATATTCGTCCCAGAGAATTTGATAGTAACAGTGGTGTATTTGGCGACATCAACGATGTTAGCGCTCTGTCAAAAGAGCAGCAGTATGAAGCCTTTGGTGGCGATCAAGGGTTGATGGTGGGTTATGCCTGTGACGATACCCCTCAACTAATGCCCTTGCCTATATATGCTGCCAACAGACTTGCTGAAAGTCTTGCAGAAGCTAGAAAAAGTGGTCGTTTACCATTCTTACGACCTGATGGAAAAACTCTGGTGAGTGTGGAATACCAGTCAGATTTGCTTGACCCAGTGAGAATTACTCATGTCCTAATTTCTACGCAACACGATGCAGATATAACTCTCGACGAAGTGCGGAATGCAGTACGTGAGCAGGTTCTTCTTCCAACCATTGATGCCTTAGGGTACAGCCTTGAGGATGCACAAGTCGTGATTAATCGTTCACGTTTTGTTAATGGCGGTCCACGCGCTGATGCCGGTCTCACTGGTCGAAAAATCATCGTCGACACCTATGGAGGAATAGCTGCGCATGGTGGAGGAGCATTTTCAGGCAAAGATCCCCATAAACCTGATAGATCTGCTGCTTATGCTGCCCGCTGGGTTGCTAAGAACATTGTTGCTGCGGGATTAGCGAGACGAGCGCAAGTGCAGATTGGATATTTTCATCGCACTGCCCGTCCAATATCGATCGATATTGAAACCTTTGGGACACAACAAGTAGAGCGCGCAGCCATCCAGCACGCAGTTGAGCAAAGCTTCGATTTGCGGCAGTTAGCGATTATGGATCGCTTGAATTTATTTCGGCCGATTTACCAGAAAACTGCAGCTTACGGTCATTTCGGGCGCAACGACCCAGATTTTACTTGGGAACAAACGGATGTCATTGACGAACTGTTGGCGAAGGTGTGA
- a CDS encoding class I SAM-dependent methyltransferase — MPEIVNHYVGFGGLMDNLHEQRANIYRSRLLLLHKAITTQAPGRVLSVGCGTGIFEYELEHEFGIHIDVALEPSEDLANDARAKGIKVQVTDAQRYEYREQSFDTILYNGSSFGFIPDTELEDTFRKNYQALRSGGRIVLTDVPAESPLGILLSLIQRYPQIAREDYQPLLEGTAFYDLHPYKPNWHPIPFYVEVLHRIGFENIDFFQTVLANPPYQNDRVEEVQEGYERGNYIAIVAVKP; from the coding sequence ATGCCTGAAATTGTAAATCATTACGTGGGCTTCGGTGGTCTTATGGACAACTTGCATGAGCAACGAGCGAATATATATCGTTCAAGACTCCTCCTGCTGCACAAAGCCATAACTACTCAAGCCCCAGGCAGAGTGCTCTCCGTTGGCTGTGGAACAGGGATCTTCGAGTATGAACTTGAACATGAGTTTGGTATTCATATAGATGTCGCGCTCGAGCCCTCTGAAGATCTGGCTAATGATGCTCGTGCAAAAGGTATTAAGGTGCAGGTCACCGATGCTCAGCGTTATGAATACCGTGAACAAAGTTTCGACACAATTCTCTATAACGGTTCAAGCTTTGGATTTATACCTGATACTGAGCTTGAAGATACCTTCCGTAAGAATTATCAGGCTTTGCGCTCTGGCGGAAGAATTGTATTAACTGATGTACCTGCCGAAAGCCCGTTGGGAATTCTGCTGAGTCTGATTCAGCGTTACCCACAGATCGCTCGAGAGGACTACCAGCCGCTTCTTGAAGGCACTGCTTTCTACGATCTTCATCCATACAAACCCAATTGGCATCCCATACCTTTTTATGTCGAGGTGCTACATCGAATTGGATTTGAGAATATTGATTTCTTCCAAACGGTTCTAGCAAACCCGCCGTATCAAAATGATCGGGTTGAAGAAGTGCAGGAAGGTTATGAGCGAGGTAATTATATTGCCATTGTGGCGGTAAAGCCTTAG
- a CDS encoding MetQ/NlpA family ABC transporter substrate-binding protein, giving the protein MNNGLWKSRVGKIFAALSVGTLLATAACGSASASSDDQKDTVVKVALTTATDEPIWDQVNKNLEEANAHVKVETVAMKSAVLGNQALAAGDVDLSAQQHYAFLKGEIKSKGYKLSVIADTYLSPLSLYSNKIKNVSGLKKGDKILIPNDETNGGRALGVLESAGVIKLDASKNDPGEGVYPHVEDITDNPSDIDLVPTDRNLIMSSLDDAAAGIANANAVVDYGRSTDDAIFKVDLDPKLDYNKPWINVIVARTKDKDNAAYKKIVKAYHTESVKKAIDKALKGSVVPVW; this is encoded by the coding sequence ATGAATAATGGTTTATGGAAGTCAAGGGTCGGTAAAATCTTTGCCGCACTGAGCGTTGGAACGTTGCTGGCCACAGCTGCCTGCGGTTCTGCAAGTGCTAGCAGCGATGATCAAAAGGACACAGTAGTGAAGGTTGCACTCACTACTGCGACGGATGAACCAATTTGGGATCAAGTCAACAAGAATCTTGAAGAAGCTAATGCACATGTCAAAGTTGAGACAGTAGCGATGAAAAGCGCGGTACTTGGTAATCAGGCGCTTGCTGCTGGCGATGTGGATCTGAGCGCGCAGCAACATTACGCCTTTTTGAAAGGCGAGATTAAATCTAAGGGATACAAACTCTCAGTGATTGCAGATACGTATCTCAGCCCGTTGAGCTTGTATTCCAACAAAATCAAGAATGTCTCCGGTTTGAAAAAGGGAGACAAGATTCTTATCCCGAACGATGAAACAAACGGTGGACGAGCTTTGGGTGTGCTTGAATCCGCAGGTGTAATCAAGTTGGATGCCAGTAAAAATGATCCTGGTGAGGGTGTGTACCCCCATGTGGAAGATATCACGGACAATCCTTCGGATATTGACCTTGTTCCAACAGATCGAAATCTCATTATGAGCTCTCTTGATGATGCAGCCGCAGGTATTGCCAACGCTAATGCAGTGGTCGATTATGGTCGTTCAACAGATGACGCAATTTTCAAAGTTGATCTCGATCCGAAGCTTGACTACAACAAGCCGTGGATCAACGTTATCGTGGCGCGGACCAAGGATAAAGACAATGCCGCGTATAAGAAGATTGTTAAGGCATATCACACTGAATCAGTCAAAAAAGCTATCGACAAGGCCCTTAAGGGTTCTGTTGTACCAGTTTGGTGA
- a CDS encoding methionine ABC transporter permease yields the protein MLDFVTRFFPHVSENPDAFTKAIVETLQMFVQATPFWFVLGITFGLILAVTKRGGICENALIFEPLDKVINLCRSIPFVILIALLFPLTRLISGSAIGVKGAIFPLIVGITPFFSRQTESAFNALNETLIESAQAMGFSSWGVMTRVYLRESVPRLARVSTITCISFSSEIAVIGAIGAGGLGDYAIRYGFERNQMDVIVAAVLALLILITFIQTIGTLIARRYER from the coding sequence ATGTTAGATTTCGTTACTCGCTTCTTCCCACACGTTTCCGAAAATCCTGATGCATTCACGAAAGCAATCGTTGAGACTTTACAGATGTTTGTTCAGGCCACTCCTTTCTGGTTTGTGTTAGGAATCACTTTCGGTCTCATTCTTGCGGTGACTAAAAGAGGTGGCATTTGCGAGAATGCACTCATTTTTGAACCGCTCGATAAAGTCATTAATTTATGCAGATCAATACCCTTCGTGATTTTGATTGCTCTGCTATTCCCACTGACACGTCTGATATCTGGTAGTGCCATAGGTGTTAAAGGAGCGATTTTCCCTTTAATCGTCGGTATTACCCCGTTTTTTTCTAGACAGACAGAATCAGCATTCAACGCTCTCAATGAGACGCTTATTGAATCTGCTCAAGCGATGGGTTTTAGCAGTTGGGGAGTGATGACTCGTGTCTATCTTCGAGAAAGTGTGCCTCGACTAGCGAGAGTAAGCACTATTACCTGTATTAGTTTCAGCTCTGAAATCGCAGTAATTGGTGCAATCGGTGCAGGCGGATTAGGGGATTATGCCATCCGCTATGGGTTTGAACGTAATCAGATGGATGTCATCGTCGCTGCCGTTCTAGCGCTGCTCATTCTCATTACCTTTATACAAACTATCGGCACATTGATAGCACGCAGGTACGAGAGATAG
- a CDS encoding M20/M25/M40 family metallo-hydrolase, whose amino-acid sequence MTSTYPEVVRFTSELIRIDTRNPGDGSCDERAAVQWVRDRLLEVGIESRIFESAPKRLNLIATIVGKHPELPSLLIHGHVDTVPTANDEWDDDPLSGKIAFDGITECVWGRGAVDMKDMLAMTIAAVRAMIRSGEQPHRTVVLAVFCDEESGGAYGSEWMANNHPEVFDNVGFVISEIGGFSSQIGSRRTYYVQMGEKGTQWFSATSKGSASHGSQVNHDNAVVKAATLVNNIAAYQWPVDLNPITSSLLNGIWHIASEQQLLPQRDVQSEEDWSEDLIESVVSLTGPARPWIEACVSNTCNPTSVDVGSTVNVVPSTATTLLDGRSLPGKEQELKSTLEHIAGTAADIHDIHSSNGYLTPIDSTLYQALCGILQHADPEAAVLPFLASGGTDSKAVLMLNPNIDVCGFIPLKIPDGFDYVANFHGVDERIPVSSIIFGEGVLRTLIEEF is encoded by the coding sequence ATGACTAGCACATACCCTGAGGTTGTCCGCTTTACGTCTGAGTTGATTCGCATCGATACACGTAACCCAGGTGATGGTTCATGTGATGAACGTGCAGCTGTTCAATGGGTTCGTGATCGATTACTAGAGGTCGGGATTGAATCACGTATTTTCGAAAGCGCCCCTAAGCGACTGAACCTTATCGCAACCATTGTTGGAAAACATCCAGAGTTGCCATCGTTATTGATTCATGGACATGTAGACACCGTTCCCACAGCTAATGACGAGTGGGATGACGATCCTTTATCAGGCAAGATTGCCTTTGACGGGATTACTGAATGTGTCTGGGGTCGAGGCGCAGTTGATATGAAAGACATGCTCGCTATGACTATTGCTGCTGTACGAGCAATGATTCGTTCAGGCGAGCAGCCACACAGAACTGTGGTGTTAGCAGTGTTTTGCGATGAAGAATCTGGCGGCGCTTATGGGTCAGAGTGGATGGCCAATAATCATCCTGAAGTCTTCGACAATGTTGGTTTTGTAATCAGTGAAATTGGTGGTTTCTCTTCACAGATCGGTTCTCGTCGCACGTATTACGTGCAAATGGGTGAAAAAGGAACGCAGTGGTTTTCTGCAACGAGTAAAGGGTCAGCTTCGCACGGTTCCCAAGTGAATCACGATAATGCCGTGGTTAAAGCGGCAACGCTGGTAAACAATATTGCTGCGTATCAATGGCCTGTCGATCTCAATCCTATAACTTCGAGCTTACTCAACGGGATATGGCATATTGCTAGCGAACAGCAGTTATTGCCGCAGCGTGATGTTCAGAGTGAAGAAGACTGGTCGGAAGATCTCATTGAGAGTGTGGTGTCGCTTACAGGCCCTGCACGCCCGTGGATAGAAGCCTGCGTGAGCAATACCTGTAATCCCACATCAGTGGATGTTGGGAGCACAGTGAATGTAGTGCCTTCTACTGCTACCACGTTACTTGATGGTCGTTCCTTGCCTGGAAAAGAACAGGAATTGAAATCAACTCTTGAGCATATAGCGGGGACTGCAGCGGATATTCACGACATTCATAGCAGTAATGGGTACCTTACCCCAATTGACAGCACACTGTATCAAGCATTGTGCGGCATCCTCCAACATGCTGATCCTGAAGCGGCTGTGCTTCCTTTCCTTGCTTCGGGCGGGACTGATAGCAAAGCTGTACTGATGCTGAATCCGAATATTGACGTATGCGGATTTATTCCACTGAAAATTCCTGATGGCTTCGACTACGTTGCCAATTTTCATGGCGTCGATGAACGAATCCCAGTGAGTTCCATCATCTTTGGTGAAGGTGTGTTGAGAACGCTTATTGAGGAATTTTAG